GAGATATGCGACTGCGCAGCGAACCACGTCTGATAGACAGCCGACACAGTGACCCGACCGGCTGACGGCTCGATATACGTCCCGGTGACGAGCTTCGCTGTCACCTCGGAGTCGAGGAACTTCTGCGCGTCCGACTTACGCTGGAACCCCTTGGCGCGTTCGGCTCCGTTGTCGTCAATAAACCTTGCCCGCCAACGCATCCCCTTGCCGTAGTTGGCGCTCCGCACCGACTGGACATTCCCATGCGCGTCGCGGATGCTCTTCGTCCAACGGTCCTCCACACCGCTGCGCGGATTACGCTTCTGAGCCATCGCGAGCCTCCTTCGCTGCTGCGTCGTTCATCGCCAGCACGAGCTTCTCTATCTCGCCGAGGAAGTAGGCGTGGTCCTCTGCGGCGGAGTAGAGCTGCTTTCGCGCTCGTTCCGACAGCTCGCGAGCGCGTTCCAGCAGGTCCTGTTTCTCGCGCAGGCCCACCGGTTGGCTGTCGCGGGACCACCAAGGAGCATCGTTCGGAAGCGACAATTCGAATACCGCCATGACGGGCATGTCGAAGACTGCCCCGAGGGCAGCGGCCTCGGCGACGCGTAGCGGTCGCGCCCCACGCTCGATTTTGGCGACAGTCGTTTGATGCATTTCGAACCCCTCATGGCGGAGCGTTTCGGCCACCTCCTCTTGTGACCAGTTGCGGTCAAGCCGCCAGCCGCGAACAACCTCTCCGAATC
The sequence above is drawn from the Mycobacterium marseillense genome and encodes:
- a CDS encoding helix-turn-helix transcriptional regulator, which gives rise to MSIPDRSALAAVENQQYARELREKLPPEAADISINNLAQRRAAHESWEKRFGEVVRGWRLDRNWSQEEVAETLRHEGFEMHQTTVAKIERGARPLRVAEAAALGAVFDMPVMAVFELSLPNDAPWWSRDSQPVGLREKQDLLERARELSERARKQLYSAAEDHAYFLGEIEKLVLAMNDAAAKEARDGSEA